AGGGCGGCGTGATCCAGGTGGCGGCGGGCTCGTACGGTCTCCGGCGGATGCACTACGTCACGCCTGACGGGTCCGAGCGCCGACTCACCCCGCATCCGAGATCGGCGGTCGGCCGCCGTCTGCGACTCGAGCAGACGCATCCGGTCGCGAGCCGGTGGATCGCCGCCACAGCGATCGTCATCCTGATCGTCGGTGTGGGAGTGAATGTCCCGCAACTGGTGCAGGTGATCTCCGAGATCCAACCGATCGCGGAGCGCTTCGGCACGTTCGTCTCGCCCATCCATCTCCCGCTGTGGCTCAACATCGCCCTCGGCGCCGGTGCGGCGCTGGCCAGCATGGAGCGCGGCCTCCGCCTCCGCTATCACTGGATGCTCGACGGCCTCGGCAACTGAGCGATCGGCCACCCGGTCGTTGAGCGAGCGAAGCGAGACGAAACGCTCGCGATCAGCATCTGGTACCGTCCGGGAGAGTCCGCTGCGCATCGAAGGAGAGCGACGAGATGAGACCACTGCGGTACGCGATCAACGTCACGCTCGACGGCAGCGTGCATCACGAGGCGGGGCTCACTCCCGATGAGGAGTTCATGGACTTCTGGACCGCCGAGATGGATCGGTCCGACGCCGAGATCTATGGCCGGGTGACCTACGAGATGATGGAGTCCGCCTGGCGGCGGCCGGCGGATGGCGTGTGGCCCGACTGGATGGATGAGTCGGAGGTCCGCTTCGCCGAGCGCATCGACCGGGCGAAGAAGTACGTCGTGTCGAGCAGCCTCGCCTCGGTGGACTGGAATGCCGAGCTGGTCGAGGGCGACCTGGAAGCGGCGATCCGCACGCTGAAGCAGGAACCCGGCAAGGGCCTCTCCGTCGGCGGCGTGACGCTCACCCTCGCGCTTGCAGATCTCGGCCTGATCGACGAGTACACGTTCGCCGTGCATCCGGTGCTCGCCGGAAGCGGGCCGAGACTCTTCGACGGGCTGCGTGAACGCATCGAACTCGAACTCGTGGAGCGGCAGGAGTTCCGGTCGGGGGTCGTCGTGCAGAGGTACAGGCCGCGGGCCCTCGGTCGTTGAGCGACACTTCGACTCGCTTCGCTCGCTCAGTGCGGGTCTCTGCGAGACGAAACGTCGCACTGGCGCGGTGCGCTTCCGCAGGAGAAGTGCGCTTCGCGAGGACGGATGCCGGTGCATCGACCTCGCGAAGCGCACGTCCCCTTCCGGCGTGCACATCAGTCGCGGGCGATCACGGCACCACGATGACCTTGCCCGCGATCCGCCCCGCGGCCGCCTCCGCGTGCAGCGCCGGAAGCTCCTCGAGCGGGATGCGCCGCGTGACCTCGAGGCGGAGAGCCCCGCTGTCGACCAGCGACACGAGCTCGGCCAGTTTCTCGGCATCGCTGCGGACGAAGACGACGACGGACCGCACATTCCGCTCGGCGTCGTCGGGTGCGGGCATCCAGGCGGTGGTGCTGACGACGACTCCCCCGTCGCGGACCAGCCGCACGAGCGCGGTGAACTCGTCCGGTTCGATCGGCGCGAGGTTGAGGAGCAGGTCGACGGGCTCGGACACCGCGTCGAGCACGGCGGTCTCAGTGTGGTCGATGATCGCGTCGGCGCCTGCGGCGCGCACAGCATCCGCACTCCGAGGGCTCGCCGTGGCGATGACGTAGGCGCCTGCGCGCTTGGCCAGGGCGATCGCGTACTTGCCGACGACGCCGCCGGCGCCGACGATGAGCACGCGCTGTCCGGCTTCGAGGTGGCCGTCGTCGAAGAGCGCCTGACGGGCGGTCAGGGCGACCGACGGGAACGCCGCAGCGTCCGCGAGCGGCACTGAGGTGGGCGCTGCGACGAGCGCCTCCGCCGGAGCGACGACGTATTCGGCCGCTCCGCCGTCTTCGGCCATCGGCAGGAAGCCGATCACGGCGTCGCCCACCGCGAAGCCTTCGACGCCGTCGCCGATCGCGTCGATCGTGCCCGAGACGTCGTACCCCGGCACGTGCGGGAGCACGATCGGGATCGGGAGGAATCCGGCGCGCATGCCGTTGTCGGCGGCATTGAAAGCGGATGCCGCGACGCGCAGCCGCACCTGGCCCGCGCCCGGGACGGGCCGCTCGATCTCGCCGTACTGCAGAACCTCGGGGCCGCCCACTTCGTGGAACCGTACTGCCTTCATGATCTTTCTCTCTTTCGTAGGTGCTTCGAATTCGAAGCAATAGGAAGACAATAGCACTGCTTCGAATTCGAAGCAACACGTATACTGGGTGCATGAGCACACAACCTCCTCGGCTCTCTCCCACGGAGCTCGCGGCCTACTTCGCCTTCACCGAGGTGAGCAGCCTGCTCCGGCATGCAGTCGAGAAGCAGCTGAAGGATGTCGGGCAGCTCAGCTACGTGCAGTTCCAGCTGCTGGCGCGGCTCGGCGATGCGCCCGGCGGCAGTCAGCGGATGACGGATCTCGCGGACGGCGTCGTCTACAGCCGCAGCGGACTGACGTACCAGGCGCAATCCCTCGAGGAGCGCGGTCTGGTCACGCGTGCGCCGTCACCCGAGGACGAGCGGAGCACGATCGTCGCGATCACGGCCGAGGGCCGCGAGGTGCTGGCCGCGGTGTTCCCGGGACACATCGAGGCCGTGAAGAGTCTGCTGTTCGAGTCGCTGACGGACGCCGACGTCGAGGCGCTCTCGCGGATGATGACGCAGGTCAGCGGACACCTGCGGGCGAATCCCCCGCGGTCCGCCGGCCGACGCAAGGCGAAGGCCGACTGACACCCCTGGGTCGCTGAGCTTCCCCCACCCTTCGGTCGTTGAGCGAGCGAAGCGAGACGAAACGCCCCCGGGGTCGCTGACCTTGACCCGTTGGGTCGCTGAGCTTGTCGAAGCGTCCCCACCCCCGCGCCCCGTAACGCGCTTCAGACCCCGACCCCCGCCGCCCGCAGCGCGACACGAAGCCCGTCCGCTGACGTGAAGCGATGTGTCGGCATCCCGAGTTCTTCCGCGCCGACGAGCTTCGAGGCAGAGTCATCCGTGAAGAAGACCTCCGCACCCGCGAGCCCGAGGGCGTCGAGCACGTGCTGGAACGCCCGGATGTCGGGCTTCGCCCAGCCGATCTCCGCGGAGTTGAAGATGGCGTCGAAGTGCGCGGTGAGGCCGAGCGCCGCGGTCTCGGCGGGGATCGTGTCGGTGCCGTTGGTGAGGATGGCCGTGCGGATGCCGGCGGCACGAAGCGCGTCCGCGATCGCGAGCACCTCGGGGTCGACCTCAGATGGCTGTCGCCCCCACTCTTCTGCCGCCGCCACCGAGCCGAGCGATGCGCCGACCCGGTCGACCCACAGGCGACGGGAGATCGCGCCGGTCGTCACCTGTTCGAGCAGATCCGGCTCGAAAGCCGTCTGCAGGACAGCGCCGGGTGCGAGCCCATGTCTGGTCTCGATGTCGGCGGTGAAGTCCGCATCGAAATGGCGGACGACACCGTCGAGGTCGAAGAGGACTGCGCGAATCGGAGGCATGCGTTCAGGGTGCCGAAAAGTCACCGCCCCCTGTCGCCGACCGACCCGAGGATCGCGGTGAAGCCGGCCTCGAGCGATCCCGCTAGCGCCGGCGCGTCGCCGAGGTAGCCGTTGACCATCGCGCCGTCACGCAGGATCATGAGCTGGTTCGCGACGGACGCCACGTCGCGCGCCCCCGCCTGTCCGGCGATCCCGGCGAAGAAGTCGATCAGCCAGGCGCGGTGCGCGTCGACGGCCACGCGGACCGGATCCGCGGGGTCGGGGTACTCCGCGGCCGCGTTGATGAACGCGCATCCGCGGAATCCCGGGCTGCAGCTGGCCGCGCCGATACCGGCGGCGATCGTGCGCGCCGTCGCGAGCGCGTCCCCCTCGTGGACCGTGCTCGTCATCCACGCCTGCTCGGCGGCGGACTGCTGCTCGAGGTAGGCGACGACGAGGTCGCTCTTCGCGCGGAAGTGCCGGTAGAACGTGACCTTGGTGATGCCGACCTGCTCGATGATGCGGTCGGCACTCGTCGCGCGGATGCCGTGGTGGTAGAACAGCTCGTTGGCGGCGTCGAGGATCCGCTGCCGCGTGTTCGCGCCGCTCGACGGCTTCGCCGCGGGGGCGGGCGTCTCATCGTGCACGTCGGACTCCGGTCTGGTTCGGGCGGATGGCATCAGCGCCTCCAGGATTTCATGGTTCCTGCAGGGCCGCGGCGAGCGCAGCGTCGACATGCAGTGCGGTGGTCGGGAAGACGGGCACCGGCGAATCCTCCGCAGACACCAGCAGTTCGATCTCGGTGCAGCCCAGGATGACGCCCTCGGCACCCTGCGCGGCGAGGTCTTCGATGACCTCGCGGTAGAACGCGCGGGACTCGGGGTGGATGACACCGTGCACGAGCTCGTCGTAGATGACGGCGTGCACTCCGGCGCGCTGCTCCGCGTTCGGCACGAGAACCTCGATCCCCCGGGCCTCGAGCCGTTCGCGGTAGAACGGCTTCTCCATCGTGAAGGCTGTGCCGAGGAGACCCACTCTGCGGATGCCGGCGCCGAGCACGGCCGCGGCGGTGGTGTCGGCGATGTGGAGGAACGGGATGCCGATCGCGGCTTCGATCCGGTCGGCGACGAGGTGCATGGTGTTGGTGCAGAGCACGATGAGGTCGGCGCCTGCGCGCTCGAGGCCACGAGCATGGTCGGCGAGCAGGGTGCCCGCGGCATCCCAGTCGTCGCGCGCCTGCAGGCCTTCGATCTCGGCGAAGTCCAGCGAGTCGAGGATGATGCGCGCGGAGTGATGGCCGCCGAGTTGCTCCCGCACGCGTTCGTTCGCGAGGCGATACCACTCGAGCGAGGACTCCCAGCTCATCCCGCCGAGC
This genomic interval from Microbacterium sp. LWH11-1.2 contains the following:
- a CDS encoding dihydrofolate reductase family protein; this translates as MRPLRYAINVTLDGSVHHEAGLTPDEEFMDFWTAEMDRSDAEIYGRVTYEMMESAWRRPADGVWPDWMDESEVRFAERIDRAKKYVVSSSLASVDWNAELVEGDLEAAIRTLKQEPGKGLSVGGVTLTLALADLGLIDEYTFAVHPVLAGSGPRLFDGLRERIELELVERQEFRSGVVVQRYRPRALGR
- a CDS encoding NADP-dependent oxidoreductase, with amino-acid sequence MKAVRFHEVGGPEVLQYGEIERPVPGAGQVRLRVAASAFNAADNGMRAGFLPIPIVLPHVPGYDVSGTIDAIGDGVEGFAVGDAVIGFLPMAEDGGAAEYVVAPAEALVAAPTSVPLADAAAFPSVALTARQALFDDGHLEAGQRVLIVGAGGVVGKYAIALAKRAGAYVIATASPRSADAVRAAGADAIIDHTETAVLDAVSEPVDLLLNLAPIEPDEFTALVRLVRDGGVVVSTTAWMPAPDDAERNVRSVVVFVRSDAEKLAELVSLVDSGALRLEVTRRIPLEELPALHAEAAAGRIAGKVIVVP
- a CDS encoding MarR family transcriptional regulator, encoding MSTQPPRLSPTELAAYFAFTEVSSLLRHAVEKQLKDVGQLSYVQFQLLARLGDAPGGSQRMTDLADGVVYSRSGLTYQAQSLEERGLVTRAPSPEDERSTIVAITAEGREVLAAVFPGHIEAVKSLLFESLTDADVEALSRMMTQVSGHLRANPPRSAGRRKAKAD
- a CDS encoding HAD family phosphatase translates to MPPIRAVLFDLDGVVRHFDADFTADIETRHGLAPGAVLQTAFEPDLLEQVTTGAISRRLWVDRVGASLGSVAAAEEWGRQPSEVDPEVLAIADALRAAGIRTAILTNGTDTIPAETAALGLTAHFDAIFNSAEIGWAKPDIRAFQHVLDALGLAGAEVFFTDDSASKLVGAEELGMPTHRFTSADGLRVALRAAGVGV
- a CDS encoding TetR/AcrR family transcriptional regulator yields the protein MPSARTRPESDVHDETPAPAAKPSSGANTRQRILDAANELFYHHGIRATSADRIIEQVGITKVTFYRHFRAKSDLVVAYLEQQSAAEQAWMTSTVHEGDALATARTIAAGIGAASCSPGFRGCAFINAAAEYPDPADPVRVAVDAHRAWLIDFFAGIAGQAGARDVASVANQLMILRDGAMVNGYLGDAPALAGSLEAGFTAILGSVGDRGR
- a CDS encoding aspartate/glutamate racemase family protein — protein: MKTIGVLGGMSWESSLEWYRLANERVREQLGGHHSARIILDSLDFAEIEGLQARDDWDAAGTLLADHARGLERAGADLIVLCTNTMHLVADRIEAAIGIPFLHIADTTAAAVLGAGIRRVGLLGTAFTMEKPFYRERLEARGIEVLVPNAEQRAGVHAVIYDELVHGVIHPESRAFYREVIEDLAAQGAEGVILGCTEIELLVSAEDSPVPVFPTTALHVDAALAAALQEP